One Cardiocondyla obscurior isolate alpha-2009 linkage group LG11, Cobs3.1, whole genome shotgun sequence DNA segment encodes these proteins:
- the Hr96 gene encoding nuclear hormone receptor HR96, whose product MDDEQPAREANKICGVCGDRALGYNFNAVSCESCKAFFRRNALKNKDFKCPFTENCNITTITRRFCQKCRLDKCFSIGMRKEYIMSEEDKVLKRKKIEKNRAKKRTQSDNGKTSKIKKDCVDDCTLEDTSMSVTSVASAMSETYFWESDRKYTDLDSNRQNIVESMSPVTAASVPSPSSPPENTNIAETKTLDMLKESVPGPRSSLASRARFTDLNVVPQSVETDKSSSTNSGRYEQNSLQFNSEFVDINRESTSYDPTFEENAPNYSKFEQSSEQDSSVYVNQTSLDETNQSDPSSSSQLTKEETSICQKPKEMCSSGSNLAAKFKQDPSLLTKFISNPNLVAKIFQDQRVIMKIMADPDMATCLAADPSITQFLEEQDTIDTVIAERDRDTKKVQAKETPESNSNSAASRNTPKPKGSHVENPILTDLITNRNTEECKNQNVESSTNTDWNKNTADVTRDVLQDVQRIPIAANSIESILCEAIKLEYSAFSSFGGNQSSRELNDAERAKLNELIVANKALLAPLDDDITNLVGDECKFKNNFGQSDPMLLDVINLTAIAIRRLIKMSKKINAFKNMCQEDQLALLKGGCTEMMILRSAINYDPDKDMWKIPHSQESMSNIKVDVLKEAKGNLYAEHARFVRTFDPRWRDENIILILSAIALFTPDRPRVVHGDVIKLEQNSYYYLLRRYLESVYPGCEAKSTFLKLIQKISELHKLNDEVVGVYLNVNPSSVEPLLIEIFDLKH is encoded by the exons ATGGACGATGAACAGCCGGCAAGGGAAGCCAATAAGATCTGCGGGGTTTGCGGCGACCGGGCGCTCGGCTACAATTTCAACGCCGTCTCCTGCGAGAGCTGCAAAGCCTTCTTCAGGAGGAACGCGTTGAAGAACAAG gACTTTAAATGCCCCTTCACGGAAAACTGTAACATCACAACGATAACCAGACGATTTTGTCAAAAATGTCGTTTGGATAAATGCTTTAGTATTGGTATGCGCAAGGAGTACATCATGTCCGAGGAGGATAAGGTCctgaaacgaaaaaagatCGAGAAGAACCGTGCAAAGAAACGGACCCAGTCCGACAACGGCAAAACgtcgaagataaaaaaagactGCGTGGATGACTGTACGTTAGAAGACACGTCGATGTCAGTCACATCGGTCGCATCGGCCATGTCGGAGACGTACTTTTGGGAATCTGATAGAAAGTACACAGATCTGGACAGTAATAGGCAAAACATTGTCGAGAGTATGAGCCCAGTGACGGCGGCGAGCGTGCCGAGTCCTTCGAGCCCACCGGAAAATACAAATATCGCTGAAACGAAGACGCTGGACATGCTGAAAGAGTCTGTTCCTGGACCGAGGTCCAGCCTTGCTAG CCGTGCGAGATTTACTGATCTCAATGTGGTGCCCCAGAGCGTAGAGACGGACAAGAGCTCTTCTACAAATTCAGGGAGATACGAGCAGAACTCGCTGCAGTTCAATTCTGAGTTTGTAGATATCAACCGCGAATCGACGAGTTATGATCCTACGTTCGAAGAGAATGCACctaattattctaaatttgaACAAAGTTCTGAACAAGATTCTTCCGTCTATGTGAATCAGACGTCGCTTGACGAGACGAATCAATCCGACCCAAGCTCGTCATCGCAACTTACGAAAGAAGAAACTTCGATATGCCAAAAACCAAAGGAAATGTGTTCGAGCGGGAGTAACTTGGCCGCCAAATTCAAGCAGGATCCCAGCTTGCTGACAAAGTTCATCAGTAATCCAAATTTAGTTGCTAAGATATTTCAAGATCAAAGGGTTATAATGAAGATTATGGCGGATCCTGATATGGCCACTTGTTTGGCAGCGGATCCATCTATCACGCAATTTTTGGAGGAACAAGACACGATCGATACAGTGATCGCTGAACGTGACCGTGACACCAAAAAAGTTCAAGCAAAAGAGACTCCGGAAAGTAATAGCAACTCTGCTGCTTCTAGAAATACGCCCAAGCCCAAAGGGAGTCATGTGGAAAATCCGATCTTGAcagatttaattacaaatcgTAACACTGAGGAATGCAAGAATCAAAATGTGGAATCTAGTACAAATACAGATTGGAATAAAAATACAGCCGACGTTACTAGAGATGTTCTGCAAGATGTTCAGAG GATACCAATTGCTGCTAATTCTATAGAGTCTATTTTATGCGAGGCCATCAAGTTAGAATATTCAGCGTTTTCTAGTTTCGGTGGTAACCAAAGTAGCAGGGAATTAAATGACGCCGAGAGAGCAAAACTGAACGAATTAATAGTTGCTAACAAAGCGTTATTAGCTCCGTTAGACGACGACATAACAAATTTGGTCGGCGATGAATGTAAATTTAAG aaTAATTTTGGACAATCAGATCCAATGTTGCTagacgttataaatttaacggCCATAGCGATTAGgcgtttgataaaaatgtCCAAGAAAATTAACGCCTTCAAAAATATGTGCCAAGAAGATCAGTTAGCTCTGTTGAAAGGGGGCTGTACAGAAATGATGATTCTAAGATCGGCTATTAATTACGACCCGGATAAAGACATGTGGAAGATACCTCATAGCCAAGAGAGTATGTCAAATATAAAGGTTGACGTTCTGAAAGAAGCAAAGGGAAACTTATACGCGGAGCACGCGAGATTCGTCAGAACATTTGACCCTCGTTGGCGggatgaaaatataattttgattttaagtGCAATCGCCTTATTTACTCCCGATAGACCGAGAGTCGTGCACGgtgacgttattaaattagagCAA AATTCCTATTATTATCTCCTCAGACGATATCTGGAGAGTGTTTATCCTGGCTGCGAAGCTAAATCCACATTCCTCAAATTAATACAGAAGATTTCTGAGCTCCATAAACTAAATGATGAGGTTGTGGGTGTTTATTTGAACGTCAATCCATCCAGCGTAGAGCCGCTGCTTATAGAAATATTCGATTTAAAGCACTGA
- the Nagk gene encoding N-acetyl-D-glucosamine kinase: MRKKKSKKARKQEKKFVNEYQLRRDLREQTKIRKTADLAQVEATMPTEPKQEPQYSEDIRIGGIEGGGTQSTLVILDGNGVTLTKVEGPQTNHWTIGIDETAARLSAMIEKGKEQLNIAESVPLECVGLTLSGCKEEITNRQLVKTLLDKYPQSAKEYVVGSDTLGSLRTGLQSGGIVLIAGTGSNVLLINPDGKTYSCGGWGHMMGDEGGAYWIAHRACKYVFDDIDGLVEAPESISYIWPAMRSFFNITDRNGLLPYLYTNFNKTTFASFAKEVAIGCEKGDPLCLKVFEEAGQFLAKHINVVAKKAHNDLKLAYGGLKVICVGSVWKSWKFMKNGFVNEIHSNHVVDELSLLRLTATAALGACYLAAEKINCLFVKPYDSNVEVFFHYKHDHYPEILKIEHS; this comes from the exons ATGAG aaaaaagaagagtaaaaaagcgagaaagcaggaaaaaaaatttgttaacgaATACCAGTTACGCAGGGACTTGAGGGAGCAGACAAAGATAAGAAAAACTGCAGACTTGGCGCAAGTAGAAGCTACGATGCCCACGGAACCCAAACAGGAACCACAATACTCCGAGGATATTAGGATCGGTGGTATAGAAGG aGGCGGAACACAATCCACATTGGTGATACTCGACGGAAACGGTGTGACGTTAACAAAAGTTGAGGGACCGCAAACCAATCATTGG ACAATTGGAATAGACGAGACGGCTGCCAGACTCAGTGCAATGATCGAGAAGGGTAAAGAACAGCTAAACATAGCGGAAAGCGTTCCCTTAGAATGCGTA GGACTTACTTTAAGCGGTTGCAAAGAAGAGATTACGAATCGTCAACTCGTGAAAACTTTATTGGATAAATATCCGCAATCTGCCAAGGAGTACGTGGTTGGATCAGACACTCTTGGTAGTCTCAGGACCGGTCTGCAATCCGGTGGGATTGTGTTGATTGCCGGAACTGGTAGCAACGTTTTACTGATTAATCCGGACGGAAAGACTTATAGTTGCGGAGGATGGGGCCACATGATGGGCGACGAAGGAGGAG CTTATTGGATCGCTCATCGTGCCTGTAAATACGTATTTGACGACATCGACGGTTTAGTGGAAGCACCAGAATCAATAAGTTACATTTGGCCGGCGATGAGAAGTTTCTTCAATATCACTGATAGAAATGGCCTGTTACCATATTTGTACACAAACTTCAACAAAACTACGTTCGCCAGTTTTGCCAAGGAAGTCGCGATCGGTTGCGAAAAAGGTGATCCGTTGTGCTTAAAAGTTTTCGAAGAAGCTGGACAGTTTTTGGCAAAGCATATCAATGTCGTTGCGAAGAAAGCTCATAAC GATCTCAAACTGGCTTACGGTGGTTTAAAGGTGATCTGTGTTGGATCTGTATGGAAATCGTGGAAGTTTATGAAAAATGGTTTCGTGAACGAGATCCATAGCAATCATGTTGTAGATGAGTTAAGTTTACTACGTTTGACAGCAACAGCGGCATTAGGCGCCTGTTATCTGGCCGCAGAGAAGATTAACTGCCTTTTTGTCAAGCCGTACGATAGCAACGTCGAGGTCTTTTTCCATTACAAGCATGATCATTATCCAGAAATACTGAAGATAGAACATTCTTAG
- the Grx3 gene encoding glutaredoxin-3 — MAVIELTTEQAFDDLVKSKELSVVHFFAPWAEQCSQVDDVLGEMSKLEQNKEVKFAKIEAENVPEVSLKSGVAVVPTVLLLRNSNVIGRVDGADVSALTEKVKHHLSNKDSLLLDAAKAKESLEDRLKKLVNQAPCMLFMKGSPANPRCGFSRTIVSILDNYKTDYKSFDILQDNDVREGLKKFSNWPTYPQLYLNGELIGGLDIVKEMNESGELESMLPKKESVDAN, encoded by the exons ATGGCCGTCATCGAGCTGACAACGGAGCAGGCGTTTGACGACCTCGTCAA GTCCAAGGAACTTTCAGTCGTACACTTCTTCGCACCATGGGCCGAGCAATGTTCCCAAGTGGACGACGTGCTCGGGGAGATGAGCAAACTCGAGCAGAACAAGGAGGTTAAGTTTGCCAAGATTGAGGCGGAAAATGTTCCTGAGGTGTCTCTGAAATCTGGAGTTGCTGTTGTTCCGACCGTACTTTTGTTACGAAACAGCAATGTTATAGGCAGAGTGGACGGTGCCGACGTTTCGGCGTTGACTGAGAAAGTGAAGCATCACCTGAGCAACAAAGACTCGCTGCTGCTCGACGCCGCCAAGGCGAAGGAGTCCCTCGAGGACAGGCTGAAGAAGCTTGTAAACCAGGCGCCGTGCATGCTGTTCATGAAAGGGAGTCCCGCGAATCCTCGGTGTGGTTTCTCTAGAACAATCGTTTCCATCCTAGATAATTACAAGACGGATTACAAATCGTTCGACATACTGCAGGACAACGATGTCAGGGAAggacttaaaaaatttagtaattgGCCGACGTATCCGCAATTATATCTGAACGGGGAATTAATTGGTGGACTGGACATAGTGAAAGAAATGAACGAGTCGGGCGAACTAGAAAGTATGCTACCAAAGAAAGAAAGTGTCGACGCCAATTAG
- the LOC139106469 gene encoding lymphocyte cytosolic protein 2: MALATQVCYGSRGKLTNRANGHWPEWSRGSLTMAVVERTGARAVRTVGELGGRESVRSVSQTGQTESDATDAADAGRAASAKSLDAESRTPPGGERERGQLFFFSFSPLFRSSRTMSGKPADAFDDISAWDTERVLRLLRKNGLEECCKAVIKRQIDGDELLHLTDGKLALWKSDLTRPLIGKLWEFVQELNKNPEKYLLDRTVEAQQNDDHLSDSGSWGTDFEDETAEENNSVEDTQEIIKPSLVKNKVSLQNNRMFINEVSSQPSSKEIIKSEEEETYANCEPAHNEEQNIYANFQDTKPPPTRNVSRLHSELEKTLAEKLKLELEELKRKNDTTKKPEIRPKPETLPLRRIPMTASDKKSPQKSFLHNTVKAHERVSNEQKAQKRMSVPPPPEPKKSKDCTSVEIKKEVDKELLKPPVILRNFDLVANLPTQTEESDDDVRMRYEPLKYIIEQVQQKNELARADSRQSLHSGRQGSAENVYKPPSITSNEEEDDCEIYECITEAPEDNDYLSSIQRTNDAQEPPPLPAKPSPPQPPSTFPSRSRLKKQTERSPDKKSATLPLNCSSTALLTERATRPLPPPPERQSIVDKPWFHNITREQAINLIKDQNTYSNPQDGYFLLRPSTTNPGNPLALVLWYKDRVYNVPVRKRNDNRYALGSAKVNEPSFSTVEEIVMFYMKEELMLHSGGVPTGSTRLTDTPPK, translated from the exons ATGGCCCTAGCGACGCAGGTGTGCTACGGGAGTCGCGGGAAATTGACCAATCGCGCGAACGGCCACTGGCCAGAGTGGTCACGAGGTTCACTGACCATGGCCGTCGTGGAGAGAACGGGAGCGAGAGCGGTAAGGACAGTGGGAGAACTGGGAGGTAGAGAATCTGTCAGAAGTGTCAGTCAGACTGGTCAGACTGAGTCAGACGCAACCGACGCAGCCGACGCAGGTCGTGCGGCGAGCGCTAAAAGCCTGGATGCAGAGTCGCGGACGCCACCGGGCGGCGAACGTGAGCGCggtcaacttttttttttttctttttcccctctaTTCCGTTCCTCGCGCACGATGTCCGGGAAGCCGGCCGATGCCTTCGACGACATCTCCGCCTGGGACACGGAAAGGGTGCTGCGCCTGTTGCGCAAG aACGGGTTGGAGGAATGTTGCAAGGCTGTGATAAAACGACAGATCGACGGCGATGAGCTACTG CACTTGACGGATGGGAAGCTGGCTCTTTGGAAGAGTGACCTCACTCGTCCACTGATAGG AAAATTATGGGAGTTTGTTCAAGAGCTGAACAAAAACCCCGAGAAATATCTGCTGGACAGAACTGTAGAAGCGCAACAAAACGATGATCACTTGAGCGACAGCGGTTCCTGGGGAACCGACTTCGAGGATGAAACGGCGGAGGAGAATAATTCTGTTGAGGATACgcaagaaattataaaaccaAGTTTGGTCAAGAACAAGGTGTCTTTGCAGAATAATAGGATGTTTATTAACGAAGTATCATCGCAACCATCGTCgaaggaaataataaaatcggaGGAGGAAGAGACTTACGCTAATTGCGAACCTGCTCATAACGAGGAGCAGAATATCTATGCGAATTTTCAAGACACGAAGCCACCGCCCACAAGAAACGTTTCGAGGCTGCACAGTGAATTGGAAAAGACTCTAGccgaaaaattaaagttggAGTTGGAGGAGTTGAAGCGGAAAAATGACACGACAAAGAAACCGGAGATCAGACCAAAACCAGAAACTCTACCATTGAGAAGAATTCCGATGACTGCTTCCGATAAAAAATCTCCACAGAAGTCTTTTCTGCACAACACTGTTAAAGCGCATGAACGCGTTTCTAATGAACAGAAGGCACAAA aaagAATGAGTGTGCCGCCGCCGCCAGAACCTAAGAAAAGCAAGGATTGCACATccgtggaaattaaaaaagaagtcgACAAGGAGTTGTTGAAACCGCCggttattttaagaaattttgatcTTGTTGCAAATTTGCCGACACAAACGGAAGAGAGCGACGATGACGTTAGAATGAGATACGAGCCATTAAAGTACATCATTGAGCAGGTTCAACAAAAAAACGAACTTGCGCGAGCCGATAGTAGGCAATCGTTGCACAGCGGTCGTCAAGGATCGGCTGAAAATGTATACAAGCCACCCAGCATTACGAGTAACGAGGAAGAAGACGATTGTGAGATCTACGAATGTATTACGGAAGCG CCAGAAGATAATGATTATCTGAGCTCTATTCAAAGGACGAATGATGCACAAGAACCGCCTCCTTTGCCGGCCAAACCATCGCCGCCTCAGCCACCTTCGACTTTTCCCAGCAGATCCAGGTTGAAGAAACAAACAG AGCGATCGCCGGATAAGAAATCAGCCACGTTACCTCTTAACTGCAGTAGCACTGCGCTGTTAACCGAGAGAGCCACGAGACCGTTACCACCGCCACCCGAAAGACAATCCATCGTGGACAAGCCATGGTTTCATAATATTACAAGGGAACAAgcaattaatcttattaaagatc aaAACACTTATAGTAATCCGCAAGATGGATATTTTCTCTTGAGACCGTCGACGACAAATCCCGGCAATCCCTTGGCTTTAGTTCTCTGGTACAAGGATAGAGTTTACAATGTTCCGgtcagaaaaagaaatgataaTAG atacgCATTGGGCTCCGCGAAAGTGAACGAGCCGTCTTTCTCGACGGTGGAAGAAATTGTGATGTTTTATATGAAAGAGGAACTGATGCTCCATAGTGGCGGCGTACCGACCGGAAGTACGAGATTGACTGATACTCCACCAAAGTGA